From Penaeus monodon isolate SGIC_2016 chromosome 6, NSTDA_Pmon_1, whole genome shotgun sequence, the proteins below share one genomic window:
- the LOC119574355 gene encoding filamin-B-like, producing the protein MCATKHVKGSPFQCTAYDASKVVLEHNKTLVAVGEPYAFKLDKSEAGDADLEVQVESPSGVMTPLEVKTGPSGEMVEWTPEAPGQYRITIFYGGDEVPGSPMILDVGESGLATVKGSGLDGGAVDTTLSFSVDGRGLLGEPYVTVDGPDSVARVSVRKQEEGLYQVTYVPHEVGIFDVRVQWNKRDVAGSPFHPKIVNPARVRLIGGWSSLQDSEGRLELTPREEKRLAFDISEAGPGKLRSEVTYEGRNVDYNIDQNGSRSRLMFTPPGEGSYEIRLWYADLPLPDMPVFGWAEPASTGDHTRVTLQGHGLTTARCGDQSEFIIDGSAAGPGAPDVTMSGTKADISVSLTHQGGGIWKAIYTPMVPGAYLLNVMWSDRQVRGCPLKVNVERVADASRVICSGEGLRHGMVGNDIKSFIDTRRAGPGELTVTCSGPSKVALCDLDDHGDGTFTLNIRPQESGRHALNVKYEEDHVPGSPYTLKVAGAPDPSKVRVYGPGIEHGVLASYQSRFICDTRGAGAGQLTVRIRGPKGAFRVEMQRESQKDRTILCKYDPTEPGDYRMEVKWSGEHVPGSPFVVMIFDTQDELNRYMAGGYSPTGMGRAPSEYYGSIGYGTTYGAVSFGQMSWRGSQAQL; encoded by the exons ATGTGTGCTACCAAGCATGTCAAAGGCTCGCCATTCCAGTGCACAGCATATGATGCCTCTAAGGTTGTCCTGGAGCATAACAAGACCCTTGTGGCTGTTGGAGAACCTTATGCATTCAAGT TGGATAAGTCTGAGGCAGGAGATGCAGATCTAGAAGTCCAGGTAGAATCTCCATCTGGAGTGATGACACCCTTGGAAGTGAAGACAGGGCCTTCAGGCGAGATGGTGGAGTGGACCCCAGAGGCTCCTGGACAGTATAGAATTACTATATTCTATGGAGGAGATGAG GTGCCAGGTTCGCCCATGATCTTAGATGTTGGTGAGTCAGGACTAGCGACTGTAAAAGGCTCAGGCTTAGATGGTGGAGCAGTGGACACAACTCTCTCCTTCTCGGTGGATGGTCGCGGACTGTTGGGCGAACCATATGTTACTGTTGATGGCCCTGATAGTGTGGCAAGGGTTAGTGTCCGGAAACAAGAAGAAGGACTTTACCAG GTGACATATGTCCCTCATGAGGTCGGCATCTTTGATGTCCGGGTACAGTGGAACAAACGTGATGTGGCAGGAAGCCCCTTCCATCCCAAGATTGTCAACCCAGCACGAGTGCGTTTGATCGGTGGCTGGTCAAGCCTTCAGGACAGTGAGGGGCGGCTTGAGTTGACTCCACGTGAGGAAAAACGTCTGGCCTTTGATATTAGTGAAGCTGGACCTGGGAAACTGCGATCTGAAGTTACTTATGAGGGTAGAAATGTTGACTACAATATAGACCAGAATGGATCACGTTCACGTCTGATGTTCACCCCTCCTGGTGAAGGTTCATATGAGATACGTTTGTGGTATGCTGATCTTCCTTTGCCTGACATGCCTGTATTTGGGTGGGCAGAGCCAGCATCCACTGGAGACCATACAAGGGTGACACTTCAAGGGCATGGACTCACAACTGCCCGTTGTGGAGACCAGTCAGAGTTTATCATTGATGGCTCCGCAGCTGGACCTGGAGCTCCAGATGTTACAATGAGCGGTACCAAGGCTGACATCTCTGTTTCCCTCACTCACCAAGGCGGAGGTATCTGGAAGGCAATTTACACACCTATGGTTCCTGGTGCTTATCTCCTAAATGTCATGTGGTCAGATCGCCAGGTAAGAGGCTGCCCTCTAAAAGTCAATGTGGAAAGAGTGGCAGATGCCTCAAGAGTAATTTGTTCTGGAGAGGGCCTTAGGCATGGCATGGTTGGGAATGACATCAAGTCCTTCATAGACACAAGACGGGCGGGACCTGGTGAGCTCACTGTCACCTGCAGCGGTCCGTCCAAGGTTGCTTTGTGTGACTTGGATGACCATGGAGATGGTACCTTTACACTCAACATTAGGCCACAG GAGTCCGGACGCCATGCTCTGAATGTGAAATATGAGGAAGACCATGTTCCTGGGTCTCCCTATACACTCAAGGTTGCTGGAGCCCCTGATCCATCCAAG GTGCGCGTGTATGGACCGGGAATTGAACACGGCGTGTTAGCCTCTTACCAGAGTCGCTTCATTTGTGACACCCGCGGTGCTGGAGCTGGTCAGCTCACAGTTAGGATCAGAGGACCTAAAG GTGCTTTCCGTGTGGAGATGCAGCGTGAATCACAGAAAGACCGAACCATCTTGTGCAAATACGACCCAACAGAGCCTGGCGACTACCGCATGGAGGTCAAGTGGTCGGGCGAACATGTCCCTGGAAGCCCATTTGTTGTTATGATCTTCGATACACAAGATGAGCTCAACAGATACATGGCT GGTGGATACTCGCCAACTGGAATGGGTCGAGCTCCAAGCGAATACTATGGTAGTATTGGTTATGGAACAACCTATGGCGCTGTCAGCTTCGGTCAGATGTCATGGCGAGGCTCGCAGGCACAGCTGTGA